The Mytilus trossulus isolate FHL-02 chromosome 3, PNRI_Mtr1.1.1.hap1, whole genome shotgun sequence genome contains a region encoding:
- the LOC134709889 gene encoding uncharacterized protein LOC134709889, whose protein sequence is MASLSVEEENYVRMSLLLTGVSPRAARTFFDSEFAPACLEATIKKEYNKLHELRKTHIINQSQWNLLFTKSPDVPDSKLFDVTLMILLLRNLTSMNPPLCGFDKLPFVSETTQAADLARIKYYRNKLAHLQDCKVDTAFFTTAWTDITCAIHRLGGQQMEQECGNIKTMPLDQTNQEIIMDIKRSNEEIKGLKKSFRGLKRSQLHMRRSNESQQETNKKVKLAYTLLQKEQKEVKKSHELLQEDHKKIKESNEFIKEGHIKVTKDIEILKTYQEDTVPWNIRARIEKLLKTWKENDQMFIKTRAADHVLKCIKENNCVTIIASSGVGKTATLRHVAIQMIGEGYDVLMVTEPVDIVNYNNPKKKTLFVFDDLCGNYSVDQSDIKKWDPVMETITNILDEKRTKILAACRLQVYQDEKFKSLSVFKSCVCNLLSDNMRLSKTEKQSLSELYLKAKASEITAYYDLHDCFPLLCKLYNDNPKRDVTDFFKNPFTVYKAEVDKFFEKGYHAKYCVLALCVMFNNKFQEEILTKEVNEETRAIIENTFEACRLDRGTSRLVLQDELNCLTHTFIIKEEKVYKTIHDKLFDFLAYFFGQKMTSYLIKNADSGLIKERFLLERNDNMNQFITIIPTNYHEMYIQRMIDDWSKGKVQDVFSNINMEIPRFRQKFCGYLLKLDKSYQCRLAHTSDFRSLRSKTLFQWHDDNDGDWYDTALLHCCYLGDISLVKWCCTNGVDVNRCSYISQSPVIIACEYGHTELVKMLLDGGADCNKCDELGRSPLMKACEHGHIEIMKMLLDKGADCNKCDKWGRSPVMKACEHGHIEIMKMLLDKGADCNKCDELGGSPLMKACEHGHIEIMKTLLDKGADCNKCYELGRSPLMVACELGQIEIVNMLLERGADCNKCDKFGRSPLMVACEQGQIEIANMLLERGADCNKCDKLGRSPLLVACYCGHTELVKILLERGADCNKCDEDGLSPLLVACKHGHIDIVKMLLERGADCNKCDKLGRSPLMVACYCGHTELVKILLERGADCNKCDEDGLSPLLMACEQGQIEIANMLLERGADCNKCDKLGRSPLMVACYCGHTELVKILLERGADCYKCDELGQSPLLVACEQGHIEIMKMLLDKGADCNKCDWLGKSPLMMACKLGHIEIMKMLLDKGAHCNKCDWLGKSPLMKACKLGHIEIVKMLLERGADCNKCNNEGLSPLMIAKKHGHTEIVKMLCQVD, encoded by the exons ATGGCATCTCTTTCTGTAGAGGAAGAAAACTATGTTAGAATGAGTTTGTTATTAACAGGAGTTTCTCCTCGTGCAGCTAGAACTTTCTTTGATAGTGAGTTTGCTCCAGCATGTTTAGAGGCTACAATAAAGAAAGAATATAACAAATTGCATGAATTGAGGAAGACGCACATTATCAACCAATCACAGTGGAACCTTCTGTTTACAAAATCTCCTG ATGTTCCAGATTCTAAATTGTTCGATGTGACTTTAATGATATTATTACTGAGGAATTTGACTTCCATGAACCCTCCTCTTTGTGGATTTGACAAATTACCATTTGTCTCGGAAACTACACAAGCTGCAGATTTAGcaagaataaaatattacaggaaTAAACTAGCTCATCTACAGGATTGCAAAGTAGACACTGCATTCTTTACCACAGCATGGACTGATATAACttgt GCCATACATAGATTGGGTGGACAGCAAATGGAGCAAGAATGTGGTAATATAAAAACCATGCCGCTAGATCAAACCAATCAAGAAATAATTATGGACATAAAAAGGTCTAATGAGGAAATTAAAGGGCTGAAGAAATCATTCAGAGGTCTGAAACGCTCACAACTTCATATGCGTAGATCCAATGAATCGCAACAAGAAaccaataaaaaagtaaaactgGCCTATACATTGTTACAGAAAGAGCAGAAAGAGGTAAAGAAATCCCATGAATTATTACAAGAGGACCACAAAAAGATTAAGGAATCCAATGAATTTATAAAGGAAGGTCATATTAAAGTGACAAAAGACATTGAAATATTGAAGACCTATCAGGAAGATACAGTACCATGGAATATCAGAG CAAGAATTGagaaattacttaaaacctggAAGGAAAATGACCAGATGTTTATTAAGACTAGAGCTGCCGATCATGTACtcaaatgtataaaagaaaacaactgTGTAACTATTATTGCTAGTTCTGGTGTAGGGAAGACAGCAACACTCCGACACGTGGCTATACAAATGATAGGAGAAGGATACGATGTACTTATGGTGACAGAACCAGTTGACATTGTTAACTACAACAAtccaaaaaagaaaacactGTTCGTTTTTGATGATTTATGTGGCAACTATTCTGTTGACCAAAgtgacataaaaaaatgggACCCCGTCATGGAGACTATAACTAATATTCTTGACGAAAAACGAACAAAAATACTGGCAGCATGTCGGTTACAAGTGTACCAAgatgaaaagtttaaatctttatCAGTTTTCAAGTCATGTGTGTGTAACCTGTTATCAGATAACATGCGTTTGTCAAAAACCGAAAAACAATCTTTATCAGAGTTATATCTTAAGGCAAAAGCATCGGAGATTACAGCCTACTATGATTTACATGattgttttcctcttttatGTAAATTGTACAATGATAATCCGAAACGTGATGTCACAGATTTCTTCAAGAATCCATTTACAGTTTATAAAGCAGAGGTTGATAAGTTTTTCGAAAAAGGGTATCACGCTAAATACTGTGTCTTGGCTTTATGTGTCATGTTTAACAACAAGTTTCAGgaagaaatattgacaaaagAGGTGAATGAAGAAACCAGGGCTATTATTGAGAACACATTTGAGGCATGTAGATTAGACAGGGGAACATCAAGACTTGTATTACAGGATGAACTTAACTGCCTtacacatacatttataatcaaAGAAGAAAAAGTTTACAAGACTATACATGATAAACTATTTGATTTTCTGGCCTACTTCTTTGGACAGAAAATGACCAGTTACTTAATAAAAAATGCAGACTCCGGGTTGATCAAGGAAAGATTTTTATTAGAAAGAAATGATAACATGAATCAGTTTATTACTATAATACCAACCAATTATCATGAAATGTACATACAGAGAATGATTGATGACTGGTCAAAGGGGAAAGTACAAGATGTATTTAGTAATATTAATATGGAGATACCTCGGTTCAGACAAAAGTTTTGTGGCTATTTACTTAAACTGGATAAATCTTACCAATGCCGACTGGCACATACCAGTGATTTTCGTTCACTTCGTTCAAAAACTCTTTTCCAATGGCATGACGATAACGATGGTGATTGGTATGATACTGCTTTATTACACTGTTGTTACTTAGGAGATATTTCTTTAGTCAAGTGGTGTTGCACAAATGGTGTTGATGTAAATAGGTGTTCCTATATTTCCCAGTCACCTGTAATTATTGCGTGTGAATATGGTCATACAGAACTAGTCAAGATGTTGTTAGACGGAGGTGCAGACTGTAATAAATGTGACGAATTGGGTCGGTCACCTCTAATGAAGGCTTGTGAACATGGTCATATAGAAATAATGAAGATGCTATTAGACAAAGGAGCAGACTGTAATAAATGTGACAAATGGGGTCGGTCACCTGTAATGAAGGCTTGTGAACATGGTCATATAGAAATAATGAAGATGTTATTAGACAAAGGAGCAGACTGTAATAAATGTGACGAATTGGGTGGGTCACCTCTAATGAAGGCTTGTGAACATGGTCATATAGAAATAATGAAGACGTTATTAGACAAAGGAGCAGACTGTAATAAATGTTACGAATTGGGTCGGTCACCCTTAATGGTGGCTTGTGAACTTGGTCAGATAGAAATAGTTAATATGTTGTTAGAAAGAGGTGCAGACTGTAATAAATGTGACAAATTTGGTCGGTCACCTCTAATGGTGGCTTGTGAACAAGGTCAGATAGAAATAGCTAATATGTTGTTAGAAAGAGGTGCAGACTGTAATAAATGTGACAAATTGGGTCGGTCACCTCTATTGGTGGCTTGTTATTGTGGTCATACAGAACTAGTCAAGATATTATTAGAAAGAGGTGCAGACTGTAATAAATGTGACGAAGATGGTCTGTCACCTCTATTGGTGGCTTGTAAACATGGTCATATAGATATAGTTAAAATGTTGTTAGAAAGAGGTGCAGACTGTAATAAATGTGACAAATTGGGTCGGTCACCTCTAATGGTGGCTTGTTATTGTGGTCATACAGAACTAGTCAAGATATTATTAGAAAGAGGTGCAGACTGTAATAAATGTGACGAAGATGGTCTGTCACCTCTATTGATGGCTTGTGAACAAGGTCAGATAGAAATAGCTAATATGTTGTTAGAAAGAGGAGCAGACTGTAATAAATGTGACAAATTGGGTCGGTCACCTCTAATGGTGGCTTGTTATTGTGGTCATACAGAACTAGTCAAGATATTATTAGAAAGAGGTGCAGACTGTTATAAATGTGACGAATTGGGTCAGTCACCTCTATTGGTGGCTTGTGAACAAGGTCATATAGAAATAATGAAGATGTTATTAGACAAAGGAGCAGACTGTAATAAATGTGACTGGTTGGGTAAGTCACCTCTAATGATGGCTTGTAAACTTGGTCATATAGAAATAATGAAGATGTTATTAGACAAAGGAGCACACTGTAATAAATGTGACTGGTTGGGTAAGTCACCTCTAATGAAGGCTTGTAAACTTGGTCATATAGAAATAGTGAAAATGTTGTTAGAAAGAGGTGCAGACtgtaataaatgtaacaatgagGGTCTGTCACCTCTAATGATAGCTAAAAAACATGGTCATAcagaaattgtaaaaatgttgtGTCAGGTTGACTAg